CTCCTATCATGTTTTTTTATTTTCTACGCTATTTAATCATATCTTATTTCCCCAACCACTGCGCCAATCCACTCTGTCGTTTTACACGATTGCGTACGGCGGTTTTCCAGATATTTTCGTTGCTGAATACGCTAAATTGTTGCTTGGCTCGTGTAACAGCGGTATAAATAAGCTCTTTTGATAATAAAGGGGTAAATTTGGTGGGTAGAACCAATAACGTATGTTCAAACTCTGAGCCTTGTGATTTATGTACTGTCATCATAAAAGCAGGTTCGTGGCGTGGAATACGGCTGGTAATCACGCCTTTAAATTGGTTATTTCCCATTTCAAACCAAACTTTGCCCTGTCCTCGTTCGTCAAGCAACGCCAAACCAATATCGCCGTTATATAATTCAACTTGGTTATCATTTTCTAACACCATAATTGGCTTGCCAAGATACCAATCTCGTGTATAACGAAAATTCACTAATCTTTTTTGTTTTAAACGCAAGGCAATTTGTTGATTGAGGTTATCCACACCGTAATCCCCTGACCGAAGTGCGGTCAAAAAACGGAATTTTTTAAATAAGGCAAAAATTTGTTGTAGCTGTTGTGAATTCACTTCCTCAACATTAATGCCTTGTAATTGCTGTAAATATTGTTGGTAGCATTGCACCGCTTGTTCCACAATCAAGGCGATATTTTGTGCTACGTTATCCTGTAACAAAATAAAATGAATATCTTGATATTGTGTAAATAAGCTCAGACTTAAATTATCTTGGCATTGATTGACCGCATTGGCTAAATGCCCTATACCTGAATATTGCTGAAAACGATAACTTTTGCGTAAACTACATAAATGATCGCCGATAGGATTTGCTTGTAAATCCTCTGCCACTTGTTGCCCTGTGGTTTGTAAAAGATATTGTGTTAAGGTTGGGCTATATCCTTGTTGTTCAACTTGGGTCAGAAATTGCCCTAATTCGCCTAAAATTGCCCCTGCCTCTACGGAAGAAAGCTGATCTTTATCGCCCAATAAAATCAATTTTGCTTGAGCAGGCAAAGCGGATAACAATTTTTCCATCATAGCTAAATCCACCATAGAGGCTTCATCAACCACGAGGACATCAAGGGGCAAGGGATTGTTAGCATTAAAATAGCAACGATCATCAAAGGGACGTAATCGCAATAAGCGGTGTATGGTAGAGGCTTGTGTCTGAATAAGCTCAGCTAGCTGAGGGATATTTTTCACTTCTCGCTCTAAGGTTTGTTGCAAAGATTCGCTTAATCGGCTAGCGGCTTTACCTGTAGGAGCAACTAATTTTATTCTTAGCAGGGGTAAATGTTGTTGCTGACGTAATAATTGTAACGTGGCTAATAAACGAAAAACGGTGGTAGTTTTGCCCGTTCCCGGTCCACCAGTGATTAAGCAAAAGGATTGTTTAACTGCCGTTGCCACAGCAATTTGTTGCCAGTTAATTTCTTGCTCTGAGTGAGCAAAAAGCTGTTGTAAAATGGTCTTAACCGCCTGTGGATCTGGGTAAAAATTTTGTGAATTTTTGACCGCACTTTGTAGATAATTCGCCAATTTATATTCATCTTGCCAGACACGATAAAAATAAATCCGTCCAAATTGAAACACTAAAGGGGCGATATGTTGTTGTGGATTGGAACTAAAAGCAATATGCTCGGCTAATGCCCTTTGCCATTGTTCTGAGGGTAAATGATCGATTTTTTGCCAAATTTCTGCCAAATAATCTCGTTCCCCTTGCCGATAAGCTAAAGCAAAAAAATCCATATTTGGGTTGTTCTGCAAAGATAAACAAATATTGCCCTGTTGATAGCTATAACTGCATAATGCCGCCAATAAAATCGCTAAATTTTGAATGGGTTGAGCATAAGCATAAGGTTGCTGTTTATCGGCAATCATTTTGGCAAAATAATAATCCGCCTTGCTAATTATTTGCTGTTGGGTTAATTGAGCTAAAAGGGATAACATAGTTCTTCCTAAAATAATTGGTCAAGCTGTTCAATCAAAGCGGCATCAGGTTTATCAAAATACACACCATATTCCGCATTTATGCCATTCATACCTCGTACAAAGGTATAAATCACGCCACCAAAATGCTGTTCATATTGATAATTAGGATCTCGCTGGCGTAAATAGCGGTGTAATGCCAAAGTATAAATTAAATATTGCAAATCATAATTTGCCGATAGCATATAAGGTTGTAGTTGATCCTGTTGGTAATATTGTGGCGAATTGCCTAAATAATTGGATTTATAATCCACAATATAATATTGCTGTTGATGACAAAAAACTAAATCAATAAATCCTCGCAACATTCCCTGTACCGCCTCAAACTGGAAATCGGGGCGAGGGCAATGGTATTGTGCCAATAATTGATTAAACTTATGCAGGTTAAAAGGTTTACCCAATTTCAAGTAAAATTGCCATTCTCTTAGCATTTGGGTAGGCGTAATCTGGGCAAGGGTTAAATTTGTTCCCTTAACTAAGGGGGTATTAATTACCGCCTCAAACCATTGTTGTATAGGTTGTTGCCATTGGGGATCAAGTTGTAATTGCTGGCATAATTGTTCTATTAATGCCAGATCTGCCCCTTGCTGAAATTGTGCCAACTCAAAATAACGGTGCAATGCCACCCCCACTTGCATTCCCATAGGAAAATCAAAGGGGCTATAACCTGTTGGGTAATTTTCATCATTGTTAATATCAAGATTATCTTCCAATAACCCTTGAGGTTCGTTGCTAAAATACAGATCGTGATCCTGTGCATCATCAAAAAAAATATTCTGATTTTGCACCGCACTTTGGCTTTTTTGTTGTTGATAATTTAACGCTGTAAAACTGCTAATTTGCCAATTTTTTTCAATGTGTCCGCTAAATTCTCTAACTTGTAATTTATCTTGTGGCTTATTCGCTTGCCATGGTAGCGAAGAAAATTCTGCTTGAGTGAATATTGCAGATTTATCACAAAAACGAGATAAATAACTCGCCGTATCCAAGGGTTCGGACAAGGTTTTTTCTGTGCCAATCTTACCTTGAGTGAGTACATATAAAAAGGCATTCCAACCTTGTTTAAGCTCAAATTCTTTTGGTAAACTGATGGCAATTTGATATTTAGCTCGGGTTAAAGCCACATACAATAAACGCAACTCCTCCGCCATTGCCTCATAATAAATAGCGTCTTGATGCTGCTGATCCATATCCCAACAAATTTGTTGACCTTGTTCATCATAATAGGTTTGAATTTGCCCTGTGGGCTTTTTCATCGCCTCCGCTAAAAACGGCAACCAAACTAAATCATATTCCAAGCCTTTGGATTTATGGAATGTTACAATCTTGATTAAATCTTGTTCGCTTTCTAAACGAATTTGTTGTTCATCTTGGCGATCCTTACCTAAAATTTGATCTTCAAACCAACGCACTAATGCTCCATGACTTTCATGCAAAACACTGGCTTGTTGCAGTAATTCGGCTAAGTGCAAAATATCGGTTAAACGGCGTTCCGCATTTTTTTGTTGCATTAATTTTTGTGGGATTTCCTCTGTTAGCAAGAGATGATGCAACATTGCCAGCACCCCTTGAGATTGCCAAATACGTTGATAATGTACAAAACGCTCTAACCAATGTTGCCAAGATTGTTCATCTTGTCTTACTCGATGAATTTCAGCACTATTTAAAGCAAATAAAGCAGTAGAAATGGCATTTAAGATTGCTCGTTCATTAAACGGATTTAAGCAAGCGGTTAAAATCAAGGCAAGCTCTTCAGCCTCTTTACTATCAAATACATTTTGGTTATCTGATAAATACACCGAAGGCAATTTTAATTCCGCCAAAGCATTTTTTATTAACGCCGCCTCCTGCCAATTTCGCACTAATACCGCAATATTACTGGCTTTAATCGGCTCACCATTAAGCGTAGCTTTCTTTTTATCAGAAAAGGCTAACCATTGTTGAATACTCTCTGCACAAATACGAGCTGCCTCCACTTTGTCATTTTTTTCCTGTATATAACATAACAAAGGGGGCTGAACCTGCTGATCAAGATGAAAAGTAAGTCGTTGTTGTGCTTGTACAGGCTCAAATCTGATTTTTTCATAAAGAAAAGAGGAATTAGGTTGATGAAAATTAAATAACTGATTAACGGTTTCAACCACTGCCACATCGGAACGCCAATTTTTATTCAAGCTAAAGCGTTGTGAAGTTTGTTCTGCCGCAAAAAGATAAGTAAAAATATCCGCACCACGAAATTTATAAATCGCCTGTTTGGGATCGCCGATCATAATAAAACCATTTTGGCTTTCTGTAGATTGAAGATAAATTTTGGCAAAAATATCGTATTGAATGCGATCCGTATCCTGAAATTCATCAATCATAGCAAAAGGATATTGTTGATGAATTAAATGGGCAAAGGCTTCGCCCTGTTCCCTATAAAGAGCCTCTCTTAACAAGGTTAATAAATCATCAAAGTTTTTTTGTTTATGATTTAACTTATACTTTTCTAGCTTGTGGCGTACCCCGCAAAGATAGTGCCATAATAATACTTTGCTATAAATAGGATATTGCTCAACTTGTTGATTTATTTCATCAATTTTCTCAAATAAAGGGTGTGTTAATGGTTCTGCCCCCTCATCACAATATTGTTGTATTAACGCTTGCTGACTAAAATATTTACAGAGGTGTGATGGCAAATTTTGTTCATCGCTACTTGCCCAAGTCTCAATATTAGCAAACCAATTTTCCACATTCTTGGCTTTAAAACTGGTGCGTTTTAACCGCTTTGGCTCGCCTTTTTTATAGCTTTTTTGCAATTCAGTAAAAACCTGTTCTTTAATCTCCTCTTGAGCCGCTCGCCACTGTTGTTTTAACTGGGTAATATTTGCTTGACTGGCTTCAATATATTGTTGAACAAATTGTTCAAAAGGCAAAGTTAATAAGTGCGGTTGATTTATGCTTGGATTTAATCTTGCTCCTGATAAATAAGGCTTTAACTGTTGCACGACTTCTGCTGGCGATTTCAGTTCTCCACGAACAAACTGACTTGCCACTGGCGATAAAGGATAATAATGTTCTCGCCAATACTGGTTTGCCAGTTGTTGATAAAGCTCCGTTTGGTCTTTACTTAACTCTAAATCAAAATGTATGCCTGAATTAAAAGCATATTGCGTCAAAATTCGGCGACAAAAACCGTGAATGGTATAAATTGCCGCAATATCCATATTTTGCTCCGCTAATACTAAACGTTGTATAGCAAGATCAATATCTTGAATATGGCAAATTAATTCCACCAGAAAAGGATCATAAGGCGATAAATCCTTATCTTGTTGATATTGGATCAAGGCTTGCTTAACTTGGCTTATCCTTTCTCTAATTTTTTTCTTAAGTTCTTCTGTTGCTGCCTCAGTAAAGGTTACCACCAAAATATTTTCTACCCCTAAAGGCACAGAAAAAGGATTTTCGCCTGCTTGTAATAATAAACGTAAATACAATGACACCATTGTATAGGTTTTACCTGTCCCTGCCGAGGCTTCAATTAAACTAATAGCATTAAGGGGTAAACGAATTGGATCAAGGGTTTGCATCGCCACAATGATTACCTGTTTGTTGATTAAATTAGAAATTGATAACTTTATCTGCCCATAATGTCCAACTCGCCACATCATCTAATGTGCCTAAGCTCACGCCTTGTGCTAAAGGTAATTGACTTATGGCTCTAGCGTTAGTACAAGTAGTACAAAGTTTGACTTCCGCCCCTTGTGCGGTCAAAATTTCAATTAATTGTTGTATATTATTACCCTC
Above is a window of Volucribacter amazonae DNA encoding:
- the recD gene encoding exodeoxyribonuclease V subunit alpha encodes the protein MLSLLAQLTQQQIISKADYYFAKMIADKQQPYAYAQPIQNLAILLAALCSYSYQQGNICLSLQNNPNMDFFALAYRQGERDYLAEIWQKIDHLPSEQWQRALAEHIAFSSNPQQHIAPLVFQFGRIYFYRVWQDEYKLANYLQSAVKNSQNFYPDPQAVKTILQQLFAHSEQEINWQQIAVATAVKQSFCLITGGPGTGKTTTVFRLLATLQLLRQQQHLPLLRIKLVAPTGKAASRLSESLQQTLEREVKNIPQLAELIQTQASTIHRLLRLRPFDDRCYFNANNPLPLDVLVVDEASMVDLAMMEKLLSALPAQAKLILLGDKDQLSSVEAGAILGELGQFLTQVEQQGYSPTLTQYLLQTTGQQVAEDLQANPIGDHLCSLRKSYRFQQYSGIGHLANAVNQCQDNLSLSLFTQYQDIHFILLQDNVAQNIALIVEQAVQCYQQYLQQLQGINVEEVNSQQLQQIFALFKKFRFLTALRSGDYGVDNLNQQIALRLKQKRLVNFRYTRDWYLGKPIMVLENDNQVELYNGDIGLALLDERGQGKVWFEMGNNQFKGVITSRIPRHEPAFMMTVHKSQGSEFEHTLLVLPTKFTPLLSKELIYTAVTRAKQQFSVFSNENIWKTAVRNRVKRQSGLAQWLGK
- a CDS encoding DsrE/DsrF/TusD sulfur relay family protein, with the translated sequence MQKLLFILNESPYGTEKTFNGLRLAINLQEEYGQQVQIKLFCFSDAVLTGLAGQSPKEGNNIQQLIEILTAQGAEVKLCTTCTNARAISQLPLAQGVSLGTLDDVASWTLWADKVINF
- the recB gene encoding exodeoxyribonuclease V subunit beta, with product MQTLDPIRLPLNAISLIEASAGTGKTYTMVSLYLRLLLQAGENPFSVPLGVENILVVTFTEAATEELKKKIRERISQVKQALIQYQQDKDLSPYDPFLVELICHIQDIDLAIQRLVLAEQNMDIAAIYTIHGFCRRILTQYAFNSGIHFDLELSKDQTELYQQLANQYWREHYYPLSPVASQFVRGELKSPAEVVQQLKPYLSGARLNPSINQPHLLTLPFEQFVQQYIEASQANITQLKQQWRAAQEEIKEQVFTELQKSYKKGEPKRLKRTSFKAKNVENWFANIETWASSDEQNLPSHLCKYFSQQALIQQYCDEGAEPLTHPLFEKIDEINQQVEQYPIYSKVLLWHYLCGVRHKLEKYKLNHKQKNFDDLLTLLREALYREQGEAFAHLIHQQYPFAMIDEFQDTDRIQYDIFAKIYLQSTESQNGFIMIGDPKQAIYKFRGADIFTYLFAAEQTSQRFSLNKNWRSDVAVVETVNQLFNFHQPNSSFLYEKIRFEPVQAQQRLTFHLDQQVQPPLLCYIQEKNDKVEAARICAESIQQWLAFSDKKKATLNGEPIKASNIAVLVRNWQEAALIKNALAELKLPSVYLSDNQNVFDSKEAEELALILTACLNPFNERAILNAISTALFALNSAEIHRVRQDEQSWQHWLERFVHYQRIWQSQGVLAMLHHLLLTEEIPQKLMQQKNAERRLTDILHLAELLQQASVLHESHGALVRWFEDQILGKDRQDEQQIRLESEQDLIKIVTFHKSKGLEYDLVWLPFLAEAMKKPTGQIQTYYDEQGQQICWDMDQQHQDAIYYEAMAEELRLLYVALTRAKYQIAISLPKEFELKQGWNAFLYVLTQGKIGTEKTLSEPLDTASYLSRFCDKSAIFTQAEFSSLPWQANKPQDKLQVREFSGHIEKNWQISSFTALNYQQQKSQSAVQNQNIFFDDAQDHDLYFSNEPQGLLEDNLDINNDENYPTGYSPFDFPMGMQVGVALHRYFELAQFQQGADLALIEQLCQQLQLDPQWQQPIQQWFEAVINTPLVKGTNLTLAQITPTQMLREWQFYLKLGKPFNLHKFNQLLAQYHCPRPDFQFEAVQGMLRGFIDLVFCHQQQYYIVDYKSNYLGNSPQYYQQDQLQPYMLSANYDLQYLIYTLALHRYLRQRDPNYQYEQHFGGVIYTFVRGMNGINAEYGVYFDKPDAALIEQLDQLF